The Virgibacillus sp. SK37 region ATCCCATTTATGCAGCGGCTATGGCAGATAGCAGCATCGATTTACCAGAATATGATGCTGGGAAAGGAAACTTTTTAACACTTGGACCTACTGAAGCAGTGGAAGTTAATTATGCTAAAGCAGTGGTGGACGATCGTGTAGAGTTATTACATGAATTGGGTCTGTCGAATGCTGCTGTAGTTGAAAAAGAACCTACATTTTCAGAAGAAGTTGCCAGATTTCTTACAAATCCAGTTGTGATACCTATATTATTGTCTGTGGCAAGTCTTGGCTTAATTGTGGAATTATACTCTCCGGGTTTTGGAGTTCCTGGAACGATGGGCTTAGTAGCATTGGTATTGTTTTTTTACGGACATATTGTAGCTGGATTAGCTGGGATGGAGGCAATTATATTACTTATCTTAGGAATTGCGCTAATCATAGCTGAATTTTTTCTCCCTGGCGGTATTGCTGGTTTATTAGGGATAGGTGCAATTATCGGCTCATTGCTTATGTCAGGTTACGATTTGGGTCATATGGCTATGAGTATAAGCATTGCATTTCTAGTAACTCTTATTGTGTCCATCATTTTATTTAGAAGAATTGGTATGGATAAAGGAGTTTTCCGCCATATTATTTTAAAAGAACAAACTACCACCGAATTAGGCTATGTTTCTTCTGTAAATCGCCTGGAATTGATTGGCTTAGAGGGAAGAACTGTAACGCCTTTACGGCCCTCTGGGACTGCTGTTTTTGATAATGAACGGCTAGATGTTATTTCCGAAGGTGGTTATATAGATGCAAATAGAAATATTAAGGTAATA contains the following coding sequences:
- a CDS encoding nodulation protein NfeD codes for the protein MVRYILFTFIVLLLFCTENGIPVKAAEDGSGKSVYFIPIEREVERGLEAFLSRTTEEAIENGADHIVFEIDTPGGRVDSAGQIAKLLQDLDIPTTSFIVNQALSAGSYIALNTDNIYMKPQATMGASGVINSDGTAADKKAQSAWLAAMKSAAESKGRDPIYAAAMADSSIDLPEYDAGKGNFLTLGPTEAVEVNYAKAVVDDRVELLHELGLSNAAVVEKEPTFSEEVARFLTNPVVIPILLSVASLGLIVELYSPGFGVPGTMGLVALVLFFYGHIVAGLAGMEAIILLILGIALIIAEFFLPGGIAGLLGIGAIIGSLLMSGYDLGHMAMSISIAFLVTLIVSIILFRRIGMDKGVFRHIILKEQTTTELGYVSSVNRLELIGLEGRTVTPLRPSGTAVFDNERLDVISEGGYIDANRNIKVIKVEGVRIVVREI